From Oryza sativa Japonica Group chromosome 4, ASM3414082v1, one genomic window encodes:
- the LOC4336359 gene encoding receptor-like serine/threonine-protein kinase ALE2 has translation MPPRRAALLLLALAVYVPLGTASSTTIASYLLGLWSRAHRHSLPAPAPAPAPAPAPETHRPGIRHPVPRHHRKRPHVAPPLPPPSSSERQDCSGISCTAPLTSTPIGSPCGCVYPMQIQLDLVVAPYQLFPRIDELEIEIAAGTFLKQSQVRIMGAGSSLQDPEKTTVTVDLVPLGQKFDRTSALLTSNRFLQKKVPINSSIFGDYNVIYVHYPGLPSLVPSVPGSLGPISSSQYPFSANVHNRRHQKINSKSVAIIALSAVVLVLMSFGICIIWKYKGFEKSRGTGRVSNSSATRKTGMRSSFSSMTSSTASFVSTIATCPPTVKTFSISELEKATENFSFNKIIGEGGYGRVYRGTIDDEVDVAVKLLTRKHQNRDREFIAEVEMLSRLHHRNLVKLIGICIERSTRCLVFELVPNGSVESHLHGSDKIYGPLDFDTRMKIALGAARGLAYLHEDANPHVIHRDFKASNVLLENDFTPKVADFGLAKEASEGMDHISTQVMGTFGYVAPEYAMTGHLLVKSDVYSYGVVLLELLSGRKPVDMTQPPGSENLVTWARPLLTDRDGLQQLVDPSMPAASYGFEKLAKAAAIASMCVHVEASHRPFMGEVVQALKLIYNGNNDDTCTSGSFGGGGGEEYEDEEASSPWNNRSWSHDFAATPPPASRRLAFPRAPARPTTMDYSSDPADGAAGTSSASARRQRSTSSLVLDKIESLAAYDWSGPLRASRGRNFYRLRGSMSEHGGHPSEDCSMEGYWM, from the exons atgccgccgcggcgagcggcgctgctcctcctcgctcTCGCCGTGTATG TGCCACTGGGAACGGCAAGCTCAACAACTATCGCGTCGTACTTACTTGGGTTATGGAGTAGAGCACATCGGCATTCTCTTCCTGCCCctgctccagctccagctccagctccagccccTGAAACTCACC GACCTGGTATTAGACACCCAGTGCCTAGGCATCACAGGAAAAGGCCTCATGTTGCCCCACCACTAccaccaccatcatcatcaGAAAGACAAG ATTGCAGTGGGATTTCCTGTACTGCTCCACTCACATCTACTCCAATCGGCTCCCCCTGTGGCTGCGTATATCCCATGCAAATTCAACTTGATCTTGTAGTAGCACCATATCAGTTGTTTCCAAGAATTGATGAGTTAGAAATTGAGATTGCAGCAGGAACATTTCTGAAACAGAGTCAAGTTCGGATAATGGGTGCTGGGAGTAGTCTTCAAGATCCTGAAAAAACTACTGTCACCGTTGATTTGGTGCCACTAGGTCAGAAGTTTGATAGGACTTCAGCCTTACTGACTAGCAACAGATTTTTGCAAAAGAAGGTGCCAATAAACTCGTCCATATTTGGTGATTATAACGTAATATATGTTCATTATCCTG GCCTGCCTTCTTTGGTCCCTAGTGTTCCAGGATCCTTGGGCCCAATAAGCAGTAGCCAATACCCCTTTAGTGCAAATGTACACAATAGAAGACATCAGAAGATTAACTCTAAAAGTGTTGCCATAATTGCATTATCAGCTGTTGTGCTTGTATTAATGAGCTTTGGCATTTGCATCATATGGAAATATAAAGGATTTGAAAAGTCTCGTGGCACTGGTCGTGTTTCGAATTCGTCAGCCACAAGAAAAACAG GTATGAGGTCATCATTCTCCAGTATGACCAGCTCGACGGCATCTTTTGTTTCAACAATTGCAACATGCCCACCTACAGTTAAGACATTCTCTATTTCTGAGCTTGAAAAGGCCACAGAAAACTTCAGCTTCAACAAAATAATAGGTGAAGGAGGGTATGGCCGTGTTTATCGAGGTACAATTGATGATGAAGTTGATGTTGCAGTCAAATTGCTTACAAGAAAACATCAAAACAGAGATCGTGAGTTTATTGCCGAGGTTGAGATGCTAAGTCGTTTGCATCATCGTAATCTTGTCAAGCTGATCGGTATATGCATTGAACGGAGCACAAGGTGCTTGGTGTTTGAGCTTGTTCCAAACGGAAGTGTGGAGTCTCATCTGCACG GTTCTGATAAAATATACGGCCCACTTGATTTTGATACTAGAATGAAAATAGCCCTTGGTGCAGCAAGGGGTCTGGCCTACCTACATGAGGATGCCAATCCCCATGTTATACACCGTGATTTCAAGGCCAGCAACGTTCTTTTGGAAAATGATTTCACTCCCAAGGTTGCGGATTTCGGGTTGGCAAAGGAAGCCTCAGAAGGAATGGACCATATTTCTACTCAGGTCATGGGGACTTTTGG GTACGTTGCCCCGGAGTATGCGATGACCGGGCATCTCCTGGTGAAAAGCGACGTGTACAGCTACGGTGTCGTGCTGCTGGAGCTCCTCTCGGGGAGGAAGCCGGTGGACATGACGCAGCCGCCGGGGTCGGAGAACCTCGTCACCTGGGCGCGCCCCCTCCTCACCGACCGGGACGGCCTCCAGCAGCTGGTCGACCCGTcgatgccggcggcgagctACGGCTTCGAGAAGCTGGCcaaggcggcggccatcgcgTCCATGTGCGTGCACGTCGAGGCGTCGCACCGGCCGTTCATGGGCGAGGTCGTGCAGGCCCTGAAGCTCATCTACAACGGCAACAACGACGACACCTGCACCAGCGGctcgttcggcggcggcggcggcgaggagtacgaggacgaggaggcgtCGTCGCCGTGGAACAACCGCTCGTGGAGCCACGActtcgccgcgacgccgccgccggcgtcgcgcaGGCTGGCGTTCCCGCGGGCTCCGGCCCGCCCGACGACGATGGACTACAGCTCGGACCCGGCCGACGGGGCGGCGGggacgtcgtcggcgtcggcgcggcggcagcggtcgaCGTCGAGCCTGGTGCTGGACAAGATCGAGTCGCTGGCGGCGTACGACTGGTCCGGCCCGCTGAGGGCCAGCAGGGGGAGGAACTTCTACAGGCTGAGGGGAAGCATGAGCGAGCATGGCGGCCATCCTTCCGAAGATTGCTCCATGGAGGGCTACTGGATGTAG